The following DNA comes from Spirulina major PCC 6313.
TTTCACCTCATAACCGTTGTACACACTGAAGTCATCAGAGACGAGTACACCATCAAAGCTTCGACCTAATAGGGTCTCTAATTCCGCCCTTGAACGAGTATCAGCGGCGTGGAAGAGGCAAAAACCCACCCCACACACTACCCACATCCACTCTTTCACTCCCTTGACTAGCCATGGTGTTTCATCCACTTGGGCGTAGTCTTGGTGTTTCACCCAGTTTCCCAGTTCCTCTACTGTCGGCTTAACGCTTTGGGATGCCCTTTCGTTGGTCGCTTGTAATGTCCCTACTCCCACGGTGATATTCCCCAGTTCCTCTAGGAATTCCTGCTGCTTTTCATAGCTCATGTGAGCGTAGTTCCCCAACCACACCAACAGGGATTGCAGCCCGACTCCTAAGCTTTGACCTCCCAGCACTTGCGGCGGTAACTCTCCCCATGTTTCCTGTCCGCATCGGCTACAACAGCAGCACTGCTGCTCATACTCCACTACTTCTATGGCGGGTTGGATTAACTCGGCTACTTCATGGCGGCGCGTTTTTCGGGGGACTAGGCTCAACTCTTGGCTCCCACAGTACCCACACACTTGTGCTCGCACCATTTCGTAGCGGTCTATTCTGCCAAACCCTTTGCGAGTTTTTCCCTGATGACCGGGTTGCCCACCGGGTTTACGTTTTCCTTGGCTTGGTGGCTCTTTTTCTGGGGGTTGGTGTTCTGAGCGTTTGTGGATGTCGCTTGATGGGGGTTTCGATGAACTCTCGCTATCGCTGTTGGCGTTGTTCTTGAGCCGCTCTATTTCCCAGACTAGTTGCTGAATAATCTCTTGTTGCCGCAACACCAGTTCCACCAGCACCTCTGATGATGCTTGTCTCAGTTGCTCTCGTTCGACGGCTGGGGGAATCTCGATGGGCTTCATTGTGCTAACTTAGCTGTTTTTTCTGATTTGTCAACCCCCCCCCACCTGAATCCTTACTAAAAGAGAAAACAAAAAAATTCTTTAAAGAATTTGCGCAATATGAAATTCATGATATTAGTGACTTCAAGATACAGCAATTTATCAATACACATGAATTGGCTGTGGATAATCTGAAGAAGAATTATAGTGAACGGTATTTCAAAAAGGAAACCCTTAAAAATCCATCTAAACCTAAACCAGAATGAGAGATAGAAATCTAAAAGTAGACAATGTTCACCGGAAGACAAGTTGAGCGATCACACTATTACCAAATGATTTTTTGTTTGTAACTGTCAAGACCATTTATGATGCTAACTTCTGAAAAGAACCTCACTTTGGCGGAGTTTTTGCAATTGCCAGAAACGCAGCCCGCCCAAGAATATATCAATGGCACAATTTTTCAAAAACCCATGCCCCAGGGAGAACACAGCGCCATTCAAACCGAACTGGCAACAGCGATCAATCTGGCATTAAAACCAGAAAAAATTGCTAGAGCGTTTACAGAATTGCGGTGTGTCTTTGACAATCGCGCCCTCGTTCCGGATATTTCGGTGTATCGCTGGACAAACATTCCCCGCACGAATCAGGGGCGGATTGCAAATCAATTCGACGTGCCCCCCGATTGGGTGATTGAAATCCTCTCACCCCAACAAAGCCAGACCCAAGTCACCAAAAAAATTCTCTATTGTCTGCAAAATGTGACGGTGATGGGCTGGCTGATTAACCCAGAAGTAGAAGAAGTGTGGGTGTTCACGCCGGATCAAATGCCTCGAATTTGCGATCGCGCAGAAGATCAATTACCCATCCCAGAGTTTGCTCAGGTGTTGCAGTTGACAGTGGGTGAGCTATGGCTGTGGTTAGACGAGCTTTAAGCTGCTGAAGTCTTGCCTGACACCTGAGCTACAATGACGATGAATAGGACATTTAGTGAAACAACCCGGTTATTTTAAATGGTAAGTGCTCTAACTAAATCTCTCACCCTCGAAGAGTTTTTACAACAACCTGACACCAAACCAGCTAGCGAATATATTGATGGAGTCATCATCCAAAAACCAATGCCGAGTGGAGAACACAGTGCAATTCAAGGCGATCTCGTAACATTTATCAATGCAGCACTTCGGTCTAAAAAAATTGCTCGTGCCTTCCCTGAATTACGCTGTAACTTTGAAGGCAGAGTGATTGTTCCTGACGTTTCTGTTTATACTTGGCAGCGAATTTCTCGTGACAAAAATGGGAAAGTTTGTGGTACTTTTGCGATCGCACCTGATTGGATGATTGAAGTTCTTTCTCCGGAACAAAGCCCAACGAAAGTAATCAAAAAGATTGTTCATGCTTTAAAGTATGACACTCAAATGGGATGGCTAATTAATCCGTATGAAGAATCTGTTTTAGTATATGCTCCGAACAAAACAACGGAGATTTTTGATGAGCCAGACTTGATTTTGCCGGCTCCAGAATTTGCTGGAGAATTAGAGTTAACGGTCGGTGATTTATTTGCTTGGTTGTTGGAATAGTGTGGGTGAGTTTAGATAGCACGATCGCACCCCTCCCAACCTTGGAACCGAGCACACTGATACAATAGGGTGCTAAATTGCCCACGAAGAGGAGTATGCAGCCAACGGACGCGAGTAAATTTACAGAACAGGCGTGGGATGCGATCGTGCGATCGCAGGAAGTTGCCCGCCGCTGTGGCAATCAGCAGCTTGAAGTCGAACACGTCATTTTGGCCCTCCTCGAAGAAGATGGGTTAACCAAGCGCATTCTCGACAAGGCGGCGATTGAAATCGGGGCGTTTAAACAACAGGTTGAAACCTTCGTCAATGGTCAACAGCGGTTTCCCTATGTGGATCAATTGTATTTAGGGCGAGCCTTGGATGTGATGCTCGATCGCGCCGAGGCCTCTCGCAGTAGTTGGGACGATAGCTTTATTGCGGTGGAGCATTTGCTCGTGGGATTCGCCGAAGATGCTCGCTTGGGGCGGCGTTTGTTTCGCAAGTTCAACCTTGACCCCCAGGATATTGAAACCACGATTAAAGCCGTGCGGGGCAGCCAAAAAGTCACGGAACAGAACCCCGAAGAACAGTATGAAGCCCTGGCGAAATATGGGATTGACCTGACGGAACGGGCGCGGGCGGGGAAACTGGACCCGGTGATCGGGCGGGATGAGGAGATTCGCAGTGTGATTCAGGTGTTGTCGCGGCGATCGAAGAATAACCCGGTGTTGATTGGGGAGCCGGGGGTGGGGAAAACGGCGATCGCTGAAGGTCTCGCCCAGCGGATGGTGAATGGGGATGTGCCGGAATCCTTGAAAAATCGGCAACTCGTTTCCTTAGATATGGGCAGCCTGATCGCGGGGGCGAAATATCGCGGTGAGTTTGAAAATCGGCTGCGATCGGTGTTGCATGAGGTGACCCATTCCGATGGCGGCGCGATCTTGTTTATTGATGAACTGCATACGGTGGTGGGGGCGGGCGATCGCGCCGGAGCCATGGATGCGGGGAATCTGCTCAAACCGATGTTGGCACGGGGGGAACTACGCTGCATCGGTGCAACAACCCTCGATGAATATCGCAACCATATCGAAAAAGACCCCGCCCTGGAGCGTCGTTTTCAACAGGTTTATGTGCGTCAGCCTAGCGTTGAGGATACGATCTCAATTTTGCGGGGCTTGAAAGAGCGTTACGAAGTGCATCATGGTGTCAAGATTACCGATTCGTCCCTCGTGGCAGCGGCGACGTTGTCCCATCGGTATATTAGCGATCGCTTCCTCCCCGACAAAGCGATCGATCTCGTTGATGAAGCCGCCGCCCGGTTAAAGATGGAAATCACCTCCAAACCCATGGAGTTGGAGAGTCTCGATCGGCGGATCATGCAATTGCAGATGGAAAAACTGTCCCTCGAAGGCGACCCCACCTCCAAAGATCGCCAAGGCCGCATCCAGCAGGAAATCGCCGACCTCGAAACAAAGCAAACCGGCCTCTCTGCCCAATGGGAAGCCGAAAAACAAATGCTTGAGGAGATCAACAGCCTCAAGGAAAAAGAAGATAAGCTGCGTCTCCAAGTAGAACGCGCCCTGCGGGACTATGACCAAAATCGCGCCTATCAACTCAAATTTGAGCGCGAACAACTCCAGCAAGAACGGGAAGCCAAAGAAGCCGAATTTCTCGATCGCCAAAACCAAGGCAGCGCCCTGCTGCGGGAACAAGTCACCGAGGGGGATATTGCCGATGTGGTGGCTCGCTGGACGGGCATTCCGGTGACGCGCTTGATGGAGTCGGAAAAACAAAAGTTACTGCAACTCGAAGGCCAATTACACGAGCGGGTAATCGGTCAAAATGAGGCGGTGTCGGCGGTGTCGGCGGCGATTCGGCGGGCGCGGGCGGGGATGAAGGATCTCAATCGTCCCATTGGATCATTCCTGTTCATGGGGCCGACGGGGGTGGGGAAAACGGAATTGGCGCGGGCGATCGCTGCCCTCCTCTTCGATAGCGACGACGCGATGGTGCGTCTCGATATGTCGGAATACATGGAAAAACACACGGTTTCGCGCCTTGTGGGTGCGCCCCCCGGCTACATTGGCTACGAAGAAGGCGGCCAACTCACCGAAGCCGTCCGCCGTCGTCCCTATTCCGTTGTCCTCCTTGACGAAGTGGAAAAAGCCCACCGCGATGTATTCAATATCCTGCTGCAAATCCTCGATGATGGGCGCGTCACGGATTCCCAAGGGCGGGCGGTGGATTTTCGCAACACGATTATTGTGATGACTAGCAACATCGGCAGCGATGTGATTCTGGAGAATGCGATCGCACCCCCCCGACCCGTCAAGCAAGAACTCGACTATAAACTCCGCCAACGGATCGGCCAACTCCTCCAAGCCCAACATCAAAGCCTGCTCCAGGTGGGTACGCAATTAGATGAAGCCGTTACCCCTCAAGAGGTGGAAGCTCTGCTGCGTGAGATTGTGGCGGGAATGGTGCCAGAGAGCGATCGCACCCCCTCAACCGCCAAAAGCACCGTTGGCGGCAGTAAAGACATGGACGAACTGCTGCGCGGCTATTTTCGCCCGGAATTCCTCAACCGTATCGATGAGCGCATCGTCTTTAAACCCCTGTTACGGGAAGAGTTACGGCAAATTGTCACGATCCAACTCCAGCGCATCCGCAACCTCCTCGATGAGCAAAGTATCACCCTCGAACTCACCGAAGCGGCGAAAGATCACCTCGTGGAAGCGGGCTACGATCCCGTCTATGGAGCGCGTCCCCTGAAGCGGGCAATTCAGCGCGAACTCGAAAATCCGATGGCGACGAAAATCCTCGAAAATACCTTTGGAGAAGGGGATACGGTACAGGTAGATTGTGTGGATCAAATGTTGGTGTTGACGAAAATCAGTAGCAGCCCAGCCCCTGAACCGACGGAACTCGAACCCGTTGCCATCTCCGAGGCTGATCCTATCGTCACCGAAGCTGCGATCGCTTCTCCTGCCGACGATGACCCCGACTTTGAACCAGAGGCCACCCCCGTCCAAGCGGAAATTGTCAGCGATGATGAAGGGATTTTATTCTAACGGAGCGTATTTCGATGTACTACTTCACTGAAAAATACATTAACCCCTTCACCGATTATGGGTTTAAAAAACTCTTTGGTGAAGAACCCAATAAAGATCTGCTCCTTGATTTTCTCAATGAACTCCTGCGAGAGGAACAGGGAGAGATCGTCAGTCTGAACTACATCAAAAATGAGCAATTGGGGGATACAAGTCTTGACCGCAAAGCCATTTTTGATCTCTACTGTGAAAACGAGCGCGGTGAAAAGTTCATCGTTGAACTGCAAAAAACGAAGCAAAACTTTTTCAAAGATCGCACCGTTTACTATTCCACCTTCCCCATCCGAGAGCAAACCCAGCAAGGAATCTGGAACTATCAACTCAACGCCATCTACACGATCGCAATCTTAGATTTTGTTTTTGACGAGGATAAACAGGAGCCGCAAAAGTATCGCTATGATGTGAAGCTCACGGACATCGAGACCTGTAAAGTGTTTTATGATAAACTCACGTTCATTTACTTGGAAATGCCCAAGTTCACGAAAACTTTAGAGGAGCTAGAAACGCGCTTTGATAAGTGGCTCTACATCCTCCGCAATCTGACGAAAATTGATGAAATTCCAGACGCATTACAAGAGTCCATCTTTCAAAAACTCTTTGCCGTCGCGGAAATTGCCCAGTTCAACCCTGAACAAGTTCGCTCCTATGAAGACAGTCTGAAATATTATCGGGATTTGCAAAATTCGATTGATACGGCTCGTGACGAAGGACGCGAAGAGGGGCGCGAAGAGGGGATTGCGTTGGCGAAAGAACAGGTGGCGATCGCAGGCCTTCAAAACGGCCTCTCCAACGAACTCCTGATCGAACTCACCGGCCTGACCCCCGCCCAAATTGATCAACTCAGAGCCACGCTCAAGCCCTCATGACCCAGCGTGCAAACTGTAGCGTTTCTTAAAAAAGGCCGAGAAATTCCCCGCTCTGCTGTACAACAGGGAAAGACAACGCAATCACACAATCAGGAGTAATACAGCGGTGAAATACGAGATCCGCTATAAGCCCGCCTTTGCTGCCATCTTCGTCACCCTTGATCCGGGTGAGCGTATCATTGCTGAAGCCGGAGCCATGGCCAGTATGGATGCGGGGTTGACGATGACCACACAATTTAGCGGCGGTTTGATTCCCGCCCTGCTCCGTGCCGGCTTTGGGGGTGAAACCCTCTTTACCAATACCTTTATCAATCGCACCGATAGCCCGCTGAGTCTGGTCCTTACCCAATCGATTATTGGTGATATGGAAGTGATTCAACTGGATGGCCAACAACAGGCCGCCCTCTGTCTGCAACCGGGGGCCTATATCGCCAGCACCGCCCGGATTAAGCTGGGGGTGAAGTGGGCGGGGTTTAACAGTTGGTTGGCAGGGGAAGGGTTGTTTAAGTTGCAAGTGGAAAGCAACGGCAAAGGCTTAGTCTTTTTCGGAGCCTACGGCGGCTTGACGAAACGCCAAATCACGCAGGATTTTATTGTGGATTCGGGGCATCTCGTCGCCTACGAGCCGCAAATTAAGCTCAATGTCCGGTTTGCCAAGGGCATTATTGGTTCGTTGACCTCTGGGGAAGGGTTAGTCAATCACCTCAAAGGGACGGGGGTGATTTATATGCAGTCCCGCAGTGTGGATGGGTTGGTGCGTTTCCTCCGTCCGAAGTTGAGATAAACCTAAGGAGTCAAACGGGATGGAGATTGAATTACTACATCAGCCCGATAGTGCGATCGCAAAAATCACCCTAATCGGCGGCGAAGAACTCGTCGCCCAAGCCGGAGCGATGATCGCCATGAGCGGCCACATCAACGCCAGCACCACCCTCCGACGCGGCAAAGGCGGCGGCGTTTTCGGCGGTCTCAAGCGCGTCCTCGCGGGAGAATCCCTCTTTCTCAGCGTCTTTCGTACCCCCATTACCGGCGAAATCTTCCTTTCCCCCAAACTAATGGGAGATCTCCTGATCTATGACCTGAGCCAGAGTGAACTTGTGGTTCAATCCGGTTCCTACCTCGCCAGCGAAAGCGGCGTAGACATTGACCTCGGCTTCCAAGGCTTTAAATCGATCTTTTCCGGGGAAAGTCTCTTTTGGCTTGACATCAGCGGTCGCGGTCAAGTCCTTCTCACCTCCTTCGGCGGCATTTACGAAATTGACGTAGACGGCGAATACATCGTCGATACGGGCCACATCGTCGCCTTTGAAAAAAGCCTCACCTTTGCCATCAGCAAACCGGGCGGTAGTTGGTTGGGGGCTTTCCTCGGTGGAGAAGGCTTTGTCTGTCGGTTTAAAGGCAACGGCAAAGTCTACTGTCAAACCCACAACAACTACAATTTCGGTCGCGCTGTCGGTAGTAAGCTGCCCCCTCGTTAACCCCAAATCGTTCACCGCCTAGGACTATGGAACTCAATAAATCCGAATTTGTCTACGACATCGAGCATTCTCCCGCCTACGCTGCCCTCGTCCTCACTCTCCAAGCGAATCAAAGCATTGTGGTTGAGGCCTCCGCAATGGCAGCCATGGATAGTTGCATTACCATGGCGACCAAGGTGCGGGGTGGCATGATGCAGGGGATCAAACGCATGGTGGGGGGTGAATCAATTTTTATGAACGAGTTTACTGCCCAGGGCAAGGCGGGACAACTCTATGTGTCGCCGGGTGTGCCGGGGGATGTGCAACATTATGCTTTAACCGATAATCAAGCTCTGATGGTGCAGTCGTCGGGATTTGTCGCCTGTAGCCCCACGGTGGATGTGGATAGCCAATTTCAAGGGTTTAAGGGCTTTTTTAGTGGTGAATCGCTGTTTTTACTGCGTCTCACGGGGCAGGGGTCGGTGTGGTTTAGCTCCTATGGCGGCATTGTGGAAGTGCCGGTGGCGGGGGATTATGTGGTGGATACGGGCTATGTGGTGGCGTTTGAATCGTCGTTGCAGTATGAGGTGGAAATGTTGGGGGGCTTATCGTTTAAAGGCCTGCGGACGGGAATTTTAGGGGGTGAGGGTTTGGTCTGTCGGTTCCGGGGTGAGGGGCGGCTTTGGATTCAGTCGCGCAATATTTACCCGTTGGTGAACTTTTTAAGTCCCTTCCGGCCAGTGCGAAGTTAAGGCAGGGCTAATGGGAGATGATTGAAGGTTAAATGGAGGTTGAGGTGGTCTGGCGCTAAGTCAAAAAGACAATGACGGGTAAGTTATTTATAAAAAAGCATCCAGGCAAGAATCGTGGACTTTGGCTACCCGTCAATAAACATTTGATTGTCCACTAGGTAGCCTTGAAGAAAAATAATGCTGTGTTGTTTCCAAAATGATTGATGACTGAAGATCGTAATGCTCCCCCCCGTAAACGCGAGTTATTGAGCCTATTGGCCCTGTTTGTGGGGGCGTTTTTAGTGGTGGTGTGGCTGCTGAATCTATTGGTGGGGGGGGTAATTGGGATGATTCCCCCAGAGGCGGAACGGCAGTTAGGGCGGTGGATTATTCCGGCCTTGGAGGCCGAGGCGGAGGATTCAACGACGCAGGATCGCTTGAATGATTTGCTCGATCGCCTTGAGGCAGAGTTACCCCCGGAACAGGCGGCGGTGCATGACTATCAACTCCTTTATATTCCTGACGAAACGGTGAATGCGGCGGCAGTGCCGGGGGATGTGATTTTGGTGTATCAGGGATTGTTGGCAGAGATGGAGTCGGAAAATGAGTTGATGATGGTGCTGGGGCATGAGTTGGGGCATTTTGCGAATCGGGATCACCTGCGGGGCTTGGGGCGGGAGATTACGTTACGGTTAGCGATCGCCATTTTCCTCGGAGATGCCAGCGCCCTCCAATCCCTCTCGGGCCGGATTCTCAATCAAGTGGGATCGGCTCGCTTTTCCCAAACCCAGGAAACCCAAGCCGATGAATTTGGCCTCACGTTACTCGATCGCACCTATGGCCATGTGGCCGGCGCGACGGACTTTTTTGCCCGTCTGGCCCAAACACCGGGGGCCAATGTTCAATTCCTGGCCAGTCATCCCGCGCCCGGTAAACGGGTGAAAGATATCAACGCATTGATTCAACAGAATGGCTATACCCTGGGCCAAAAAGTCCCCCTCGATCTTGATCTCGAATGACGGCGATCGCCCCCTGACCCTGACGGTTTCCGGCTCAATAGGCCCGCTCCTTCCCTGGCCTAGATTTCGTGCTTGAGGCTCAATCCGTTAGGCTGGAAAGAACCTCCCTAATTGTCCCTTCGATCCCATAATTCCGCATGAGTCAGACCCCTACCCAGTGGATACCCGAACCTGACGAGGATGATCCCGAAGATGATTATTTTGACTATTACTTTGATCCACCCGGCAGCGAACCGGGGACGCTCACGATTGATCCCGATGGTATTCCGTCGGAACTGGTGCTAATTGACTACAGCCCGGAGCACGCCACCCGCCACCCCGATGTTTCCCCGGAAACCTGCCAAGCCTATTTAAAAACGCCGTCGGTGTCGTGGATTGATGTGCGGGGGTTGGGCAGCGAGGATGTGCTGAAGCGGGTGGGGTATATTTGCCATCTTCATCCGCTGCTGCTCGAAGATGTGGTGAATGTGCCCCAGCGGCCGAAGGTGGAGGACTATAACGATCACCTCTTGATTGTGGTGCAGATGGTGTTGCCGACACCGGATGAGGAGGGGTTTTTTATTGAGCAGGTGGGGTTTGTCTTGGGGGAGCATTATTTGCTGACATTCCAGGAGGAACCGACGCGGGACTGTTTTCAACCGGCGCGCGATCGCATCCAAAACGGTCGCGGCAAAATTCGCCAAGCAGGCCCGGACTATCTCGCCTATATCCTGCTCGATGCAATTATTGATGGGTTTTTCCCGGTCTTGGAAGACTACGGCGAACGGATCGACAGCCTCGAAGATGAGGTGGTCGCCAATCCGACCCGTAAAACCCTCGAAAAAATCTATGATATTCGGCGGGAACTGTTGGCCCTGCGGCGCTCGATTTGGCCACAACGGACGGTGATTAATAGCCTGATTCGCGAACATTACGGCCTGATTAGTCAGGATGTGGAGGTGTATCTCCGCGATTGCTATGACCATGTGATCCAGTTGTTGGATATTGTCGAAACCTATCGAGAATTATCCGCGAGTTTAACGGAAATTTATATGTCGGCGATGAGTAACCGGATGTCGGAGGTGGTGAATCTCCTGACGATTATCTCGACGATCTTTATTCCCCTGACGTTTATTGTGGGGGTCTATGGGATGAATTTTGAAAATATGCCGGAGTTGGGCTGGCGGTGGGGCTATGCCGCCTGCTGGGGGGTGATGGGGGCGATCGCGCTCTGTTTAACGATCTTTTTTTGGCGGCGGGGCTGGTTTGAGGGTTTTTTTTGGAGTCCCCTCGCCTCGAAGCGTCGTTAAGGTGGCGTTAATTCAGAGTGAGGGAGATTTAGTAACGCACTTGGTTATAGGCCGCTTCGGAAACGATCGGTAAATCTGCATATTGCCCCCGGAGGGATTGCGCGATCGCAAAAATCGCCGCCGTCAGCACCGCCAAAAACAGTACACTTTCTAACCCGCCCCCTAACCATGCCGTTGGATTCGCCCCCGTCGGACGCAGCAACGGCGCACTCAAGCCGCTGGATAGCTCCAATACATCCAGCACCAACCGACAGAGAAAGGTGAAAATCGACAGGAGAATGGCTTGCACCGTATTGAAGCGCAGAAAATGGGACACCTGAGAATTGCGCACAACCAAGATGAACAGCCCAAAAAAGAGGCCCAACTCCACAAGGGGCAACCCCCCCACATTGAAAAAATAAA
Coding sequences within:
- a CDS encoding TIGR00266 family protein, with translation MELNKSEFVYDIEHSPAYAALVLTLQANQSIVVEASAMAAMDSCITMATKVRGGMMQGIKRMVGGESIFMNEFTAQGKAGQLYVSPGVPGDVQHYALTDNQALMVQSSGFVACSPTVDVDSQFQGFKGFFSGESLFLLRLTGQGSVWFSSYGGIVEVPVAGDYVVDTGYVVAFESSLQYEVEMLGGLSFKGLRTGILGGEGLVCRFRGEGRLWIQSRNIYPLVNFLSPFRPVRS
- a CDS encoding Tic20 family protein — its product is MNWRGATTRQDRIFAALVYLIPILEVAMLGFFLASLFPPLGLLLIGLTPLMQVYFFNVGGLPLVELGLFFGLFILVVRNSQVSHFLRFNTVQAILLSIFTFLCRLVLDVLELSSGLSAPLLRPTGANPTAWLGGGLESVLFLAVLTAAIFAIAQSLRGQYADLPIVSEAAYNQVRY
- the corA gene encoding magnesium/cobalt transporter CorA produces the protein MSQTPTQWIPEPDEDDPEDDYFDYYFDPPGSEPGTLTIDPDGIPSELVLIDYSPEHATRHPDVSPETCQAYLKTPSVSWIDVRGLGSEDVLKRVGYICHLHPLLLEDVVNVPQRPKVEDYNDHLLIVVQMVLPTPDEEGFFIEQVGFVLGEHYLLTFQEEPTRDCFQPARDRIQNGRGKIRQAGPDYLAYILLDAIIDGFFPVLEDYGERIDSLEDEVVANPTRKTLEKIYDIRRELLALRRSIWPQRTVINSLIREHYGLISQDVEVYLRDCYDHVIQLLDIVETYRELSASLTEIYMSAMSNRMSEVVNLLTIISTIFIPLTFIVGVYGMNFENMPELGWRWGYAACWGVMGAIALCLTIFFWRRGWFEGFFWSPLASKRR
- a CDS encoding Uma2 family endonuclease — translated: MMLTSEKNLTLAEFLQLPETQPAQEYINGTIFQKPMPQGEHSAIQTELATAINLALKPEKIARAFTELRCVFDNRALVPDISVYRWTNIPRTNQGRIANQFDVPPDWVIEILSPQQSQTQVTKKILYCLQNVTVMGWLINPEVEEVWVFTPDQMPRICDRAEDQLPIPEFAQVLQLTVGELWLWLDEL
- a CDS encoding Uma2 family endonuclease produces the protein MVSALTKSLTLEEFLQQPDTKPASEYIDGVIIQKPMPSGEHSAIQGDLVTFINAALRSKKIARAFPELRCNFEGRVIVPDVSVYTWQRISRDKNGKVCGTFAIAPDWMIEVLSPEQSPTKVIKKIVHALKYDTQMGWLINPYEESVLVYAPNKTTEIFDEPDLILPAPEFAGELELTVGDLFAWLLE
- a CDS encoding M48 family metallopeptidase gives rise to the protein MTEDRNAPPRKRELLSLLALFVGAFLVVVWLLNLLVGGVIGMIPPEAERQLGRWIIPALEAEAEDSTTQDRLNDLLDRLEAELPPEQAAVHDYQLLYIPDETVNAAAVPGDVILVYQGLLAEMESENELMMVLGHELGHFANRDHLRGLGREITLRLAIAIFLGDASALQSLSGRILNQVGSARFSQTQETQADEFGLTLLDRTYGHVAGATDFFARLAQTPGANVQFLASHPAPGKRVKDINALIQQNGYTLGQKVPLDLDLE
- a CDS encoding Rpn family recombination-promoting nuclease/putative transposase, producing the protein MYYFTEKYINPFTDYGFKKLFGEEPNKDLLLDFLNELLREEQGEIVSLNYIKNEQLGDTSLDRKAIFDLYCENERGEKFIVELQKTKQNFFKDRTVYYSTFPIREQTQQGIWNYQLNAIYTIAILDFVFDEDKQEPQKYRYDVKLTDIETCKVFYDKLTFIYLEMPKFTKTLEELETRFDKWLYILRNLTKIDEIPDALQESIFQKLFAVAEIAQFNPEQVRSYEDSLKYYRDLQNSIDTARDEGREEGREEGIALAKEQVAIAGLQNGLSNELLIELTGLTPAQIDQLRATLKPS
- the tnpC gene encoding IS66 family transposase produces the protein MKPIEIPPAVEREQLRQASSEVLVELVLRQQEIIQQLVWEIERLKNNANSDSESSSKPPSSDIHKRSEHQPPEKEPPSQGKRKPGGQPGHQGKTRKGFGRIDRYEMVRAQVCGYCGSQELSLVPRKTRRHEVAELIQPAIEVVEYEQQCCCCSRCGQETWGELPPQVLGGQSLGVGLQSLLVWLGNYAHMSYEKQQEFLEELGNITVGVGTLQATNERASQSVKPTVEELGNWVKHQDYAQVDETPWLVKGVKEWMWVVCGVGFCLFHAADTRSRAELETLLGRSFDGVLVSDDFSVYNGYEVKAQQKCLAHLRRHFKKVCKLRHGKNPELAKAFLDLIDTAFEQHRQWRETEDGAAYHQWAAGFIYEVKAAVEHWLPLAGHEAGLLLRSLRDKANQWWYFLSHPEIPPDNNRAERSLRLAVTKRKVCGGSRSMAGFAQTARLLSVIQTCRTQGRSVLSFLKQALMATASPEQVSMPSLIPAT
- a CDS encoding TIGR00266 family protein: MKYEIRYKPAFAAIFVTLDPGERIIAEAGAMASMDAGLTMTTQFSGGLIPALLRAGFGGETLFTNTFINRTDSPLSLVLTQSIIGDMEVIQLDGQQQAALCLQPGAYIASTARIKLGVKWAGFNSWLAGEGLFKLQVESNGKGLVFFGAYGGLTKRQITQDFIVDSGHLVAYEPQIKLNVRFAKGIIGSLTSGEGLVNHLKGTGVIYMQSRSVDGLVRFLRPKLR
- a CDS encoding ATP-dependent Clp protease ATP-binding subunit; this encodes MQPTDASKFTEQAWDAIVRSQEVARRCGNQQLEVEHVILALLEEDGLTKRILDKAAIEIGAFKQQVETFVNGQQRFPYVDQLYLGRALDVMLDRAEASRSSWDDSFIAVEHLLVGFAEDARLGRRLFRKFNLDPQDIETTIKAVRGSQKVTEQNPEEQYEALAKYGIDLTERARAGKLDPVIGRDEEIRSVIQVLSRRSKNNPVLIGEPGVGKTAIAEGLAQRMVNGDVPESLKNRQLVSLDMGSLIAGAKYRGEFENRLRSVLHEVTHSDGGAILFIDELHTVVGAGDRAGAMDAGNLLKPMLARGELRCIGATTLDEYRNHIEKDPALERRFQQVYVRQPSVEDTISILRGLKERYEVHHGVKITDSSLVAAATLSHRYISDRFLPDKAIDLVDEAAARLKMEITSKPMELESLDRRIMQLQMEKLSLEGDPTSKDRQGRIQQEIADLETKQTGLSAQWEAEKQMLEEINSLKEKEDKLRLQVERALRDYDQNRAYQLKFEREQLQQEREAKEAEFLDRQNQGSALLREQVTEGDIADVVARWTGIPVTRLMESEKQKLLQLEGQLHERVIGQNEAVSAVSAAIRRARAGMKDLNRPIGSFLFMGPTGVGKTELARAIAALLFDSDDAMVRLDMSEYMEKHTVSRLVGAPPGYIGYEEGGQLTEAVRRRPYSVVLLDEVEKAHRDVFNILLQILDDGRVTDSQGRAVDFRNTIIVMTSNIGSDVILENAIAPPRPVKQELDYKLRQRIGQLLQAQHQSLLQVGTQLDEAVTPQEVEALLREIVAGMVPESDRTPSTAKSTVGGSKDMDELLRGYFRPEFLNRIDERIVFKPLLREELRQIVTIQLQRIRNLLDEQSITLELTEAAKDHLVEAGYDPVYGARPLKRAIQRELENPMATKILENTFGEGDTVQVDCVDQMLVLTKISSSPAPEPTELEPVAISEADPIVTEAAIASPADDDPDFEPEATPVQAEIVSDDEGILF
- a CDS encoding TIGR00266 family protein codes for the protein MEIELLHQPDSAIAKITLIGGEELVAQAGAMIAMSGHINASTTLRRGKGGGVFGGLKRVLAGESLFLSVFRTPITGEIFLSPKLMGDLLIYDLSQSELVVQSGSYLASESGVDIDLGFQGFKSIFSGESLFWLDISGRGQVLLTSFGGIYEIDVDGEYIVDTGHIVAFEKSLTFAISKPGGSWLGAFLGGEGFVCRFKGNGKVYCQTHNNYNFGRAVGSKLPPR